In Actinoplanes derwentensis, the following proteins share a genomic window:
- a CDS encoding M50 family metallopeptidase gives MSIEGVTDLWDQLFGAQPDPPGMLVLLTALAGFLAVAIRPVWRVARNAVTIAHEGGHALIALLTGRKLKGIRLEFDTSGLTLSSGRPTGLGMILTLLFGYIAPSLVGVLGAWLLGGNRITLLLWLAVVLLLLMLINIRNLFGVVSLLITGAIVFAVSWFAEPQTQAAFAYAGVWFLLFGGVRPVFELQSLRSRGRMRDSDADQLARLTHLPALFWVGVFLVINLFAVVTGAFLLAGQWLSEALAIL, from the coding sequence GTGTCGATCGAAGGTGTGACTGACCTGTGGGACCAGTTGTTCGGTGCTCAGCCCGACCCTCCGGGGATGCTGGTTCTGCTCACGGCGCTTGCCGGTTTTCTGGCGGTGGCGATCCGCCCGGTGTGGCGGGTGGCCCGTAACGCGGTCACGATCGCCCACGAGGGCGGCCACGCGCTGATCGCGCTGTTGACCGGGCGAAAGCTGAAAGGCATCCGCCTCGAGTTCGACACGTCCGGCTTGACGCTCTCGTCCGGCCGCCCGACCGGGCTCGGCATGATCCTCACGCTGCTCTTCGGCTACATCGCGCCGTCGCTGGTGGGTGTGCTGGGTGCGTGGCTGCTCGGCGGCAACCGGATCACGCTGCTGTTGTGGCTCGCGGTGGTGCTCCTGCTGCTCATGCTGATCAACATCCGGAACCTGTTCGGTGTGGTGTCGCTGCTGATCACCGGCGCGATCGTGTTCGCCGTGTCCTGGTTCGCCGAGCCTCAGACGCAGGCTGCTTTCGCGTACGCGGGCGTCTGGTTCCTGCTCTTCGGTGGTGTCCGCCCGGTCTTCGAGCTGCAGAGTCTGCGCAGCCGGGGCCGGATGCGCGATTCGGACGCCGACCAGTTGGCGCGGCTGACTCACCTGCCGGCGCTGTTCTGGGTCGGCGTCTTCCTCGTCATCAACCTGTTCGCCGTGGTGACCGGCGCCTTCCTGCTGGCCGGCCAGTGGCTGTCCGAGGCGTTGGCGATCCTTTAG
- a CDS encoding acyl-CoA carboxylase subunit beta, which translates to MTTQPDIHTTAGKLADHARRTDEAVHSGSARAIEKQHARGKKTARERIELLLDKDSFVELDELARHRSTAFGLERNRPYGDGVVTGYGTVDGRQVCVFSQDFTVFGGSLGEVFGEKIVKVLDLAMKIGCPIIGINDSGGARIQEGVVALGLYADIFFRNVRASGVIPQISLIMGPCAGGAVYSPAITDFTVMVDQTSHMFITGPDVIKTVTGEEVGMEELGGARTHNTRSGNAHYLADDEEDAIEYVRALLSYLPSNNLDEPVFFDSSGDSADDLELDTLIPDSPNQPYDIKKVVETVVDEFLEVQQLYAQNIVVGFGRVEGRPVGVVANQPMSMAGTLDIAASEKAARFVRTCDAFNIPVLTFVDVPGFLPGTGQEWDGIIRRGAKLIYAYAEATVPKVTVITRKAYGGAYDVMGSKHLGADVNFAWPTAQIAVMGAQGAVNILYRAELASADDPAERRTELIREYEDTLANPYIAAERGYVDAVIQPSQTRVQVTKALRMLRTKRETLPPKKHGNIPL; encoded by the coding sequence GTGACAACGCAGCCCGACATCCACACCACTGCTGGCAAGCTCGCTGATCACGCCCGCCGGACCGATGAAGCGGTGCACTCCGGCTCCGCCCGCGCCATCGAGAAGCAGCACGCCCGCGGCAAGAAGACCGCTCGCGAACGCATCGAGCTACTCCTCGACAAGGACTCGTTCGTCGAGCTGGACGAGCTGGCCCGGCACCGGTCCACCGCCTTCGGCCTGGAGCGGAACCGGCCGTACGGCGATGGCGTGGTGACCGGGTACGGCACCGTCGACGGCCGGCAGGTCTGCGTCTTCTCCCAGGACTTCACGGTCTTCGGCGGCTCCCTCGGCGAGGTCTTCGGCGAGAAGATCGTCAAAGTGCTCGACCTGGCCATGAAGATCGGCTGCCCGATCATCGGCATCAACGACTCCGGCGGCGCCCGCATCCAGGAGGGTGTGGTCGCGCTCGGGCTCTACGCCGACATCTTCTTCCGCAACGTCCGGGCCAGCGGTGTCATCCCACAGATCTCGCTGATCATGGGGCCGTGCGCGGGTGGCGCCGTCTACTCCCCCGCGATCACCGACTTCACCGTCATGGTCGACCAGACGTCGCACATGTTCATCACCGGACCAGACGTGATCAAGACGGTCACCGGTGAAGAGGTCGGCATGGAGGAACTGGGCGGGGCGCGCACCCACAACACCCGCAGTGGCAACGCGCACTACCTGGCCGACGACGAAGAGGACGCGATCGAGTACGTCCGGGCGCTGCTCTCCTACCTGCCGAGCAACAACCTGGACGAACCGGTCTTCTTCGACTCTTCCGGGGACAGCGCGGATGACCTCGAGTTGGACACGCTGATCCCCGATTCACCGAACCAGCCGTACGACATCAAGAAGGTCGTCGAGACGGTCGTCGACGAGTTCCTGGAAGTCCAGCAGCTCTACGCGCAGAACATCGTGGTCGGGTTCGGGCGGGTCGAGGGCCGGCCGGTCGGCGTCGTCGCCAACCAGCCGATGAGCATGGCCGGGACCCTCGACATCGCGGCGTCGGAGAAGGCGGCCCGGTTCGTGCGCACCTGCGACGCCTTCAACATCCCGGTGCTGACCTTCGTGGACGTTCCCGGCTTCCTGCCCGGAACCGGACAGGAGTGGGACGGCATCATCAGGAGGGGCGCAAAACTGATTTATGCGTACGCCGAAGCCACGGTCCCGAAAGTGACCGTGATCACGCGGAAGGCCTACGGCGGGGCGTACGACGTGATGGGCTCCAAGCACCTCGGCGCCGACGTCAACTTCGCCTGGCCCACCGCACAGATCGCCGTGATGGGCGCCCAGGGCGCCGTCAACATCCTCTACCGGGCCGAACTCGCCTCCGCCGACGATCCCGCCGAACGCCGGACCGAACTGATCCGGGAGTACGAGGACACCCTCGCCAACCCGTACATCGCTGCCGAACGCGGTTACGTCGACGCGGTCATCCAACCATCACAGACCCGGGTCCAGGTGACGAAAGCACTGCGCATGCTCCGCACCAAACGGGAGACCCTGCCGCCGAAGAAGCACGGCAACATCCCGCTCTAA
- a CDS encoding biotin--[acetyl-CoA-carboxylase] ligase, with protein sequence MGYTELDRPPLSERALTRALVTPGGFWSRIEVREETGSTNADVSAAAAQGVPEGLVVVAESQVAGRGRRDRQWMSPPRAGLTVSVLLRPGPTVPTSAFGWLPLLAGVALAEAVNRVSDVDATLKWPNDLIVHDRKCAGILAEVAGDAVVVGIGLNVSTRAEELPETTGVPATSLRLAGAENIDRDPLLRALLRGVDRWYGGWRDAAGDAEMCGLLATYQRSCATIGRDVRVLLPAGGEKAGEAIAVDRDGQLVIRTVEGSEFRVSAGDVLHVR encoded by the coding sequence ATGGGCTATACCGAGCTTGACCGGCCGCCGCTGTCCGAACGGGCGCTGACCCGGGCCCTGGTCACCCCGGGCGGCTTCTGGTCGCGGATCGAGGTGCGCGAGGAGACCGGCTCGACAAACGCCGACGTGTCGGCGGCGGCTGCTCAAGGCGTACCGGAAGGCCTGGTGGTGGTGGCCGAGAGCCAAGTCGCCGGGCGTGGCCGCCGGGACCGGCAGTGGATGTCCCCGCCACGGGCCGGGCTCACCGTGAGTGTCCTGCTGCGGCCCGGGCCGACGGTGCCCACCTCGGCGTTCGGCTGGCTGCCGCTGCTGGCCGGGGTGGCCCTGGCCGAGGCGGTGAACCGGGTGTCCGACGTGGACGCGACCCTGAAATGGCCGAACGACCTGATCGTCCACGACCGCAAGTGCGCCGGGATCCTGGCCGAAGTGGCCGGCGATGCGGTGGTGGTCGGGATCGGCCTGAACGTGAGCACCCGTGCCGAGGAGCTGCCCGAGACGACCGGGGTGCCGGCCACGTCGCTGCGGCTGGCCGGTGCCGAGAACATCGACCGGGACCCGCTGCTGCGGGCGCTGCTGCGCGGTGTGGACAGGTGGTACGGGGGCTGGCGGGACGCGGCCGGGGACGCCGAGATGTGCGGGCTGCTCGCCACCTACCAGCGGAGCTGCGCGACGATCGGCCGGGACGTGCGGGTGCTGCTGCCGGCCGGCGGGGAGAAGGCCGGCGAGGCGATCGCGGTCGACCGGGACGGGCAGTTGGTGATCCGTACGGTGGAAGGCAGTGAATTTCGGGTCTCGGCAGGGGATGTCCTGCACGTACGCTGA
- a CDS encoding PH domain-containing protein, producing MSFPEELLADEEEIVLHLRGHWKAAVVPAVVLLLAVTGLVMAWVLLPPTEGGRIGLLMVFAIMLYYGSRYGLLPLFGWWTTEFVLTSERLLIQRGVLVRERRDLPLNRVNDHALTQTLLDRMFGSGTLVIDSIGDQSAVLAGIPAAQLVQSTLYELIELAPEPEPVSEDPAPAADRG from the coding sequence GTGTCGTTCCCGGAGGAACTGCTCGCCGACGAGGAGGAGATCGTCCTCCACTTGCGCGGGCACTGGAAGGCGGCGGTCGTCCCGGCCGTCGTGCTGCTGCTGGCCGTGACCGGTCTCGTGATGGCCTGGGTGCTGCTCCCGCCGACCGAGGGCGGCCGGATCGGCCTGCTGATGGTGTTCGCCATCATGCTCTACTACGGATCCCGGTACGGCCTGCTGCCATTGTTCGGCTGGTGGACCACCGAGTTCGTGCTGACCAGCGAGCGCCTGCTGATCCAGCGGGGTGTGCTCGTGCGGGAGCGGCGCGACCTGCCGCTGAACCGGGTCAACGACCATGCGCTGACGCAGACCCTGCTGGACCGGATGTTCGGCAGTGGGACGCTCGTCATCGACTCGATCGGGGATCAGAGCGCCGTGCTGGCCGGGATTCCCGCCGCCCAGCTCGTGCAGAGCACCCTGTACGAGCTGATCGAGCTGGCCCCGGAACCGGAGCCGGTCAGCGAGGATCCAGCTCCGGCCGCAGATCGAGGTTAG
- a CDS encoding GtrA family protein, with translation MPSVSTLTERVRHLAPEAIAFGVIGAGNTLLYLAIYYVAMPIGPVKSSVLATVITTTLAYLANRYWTYRHHTRTALRREYTLFFGFNLLGMLIQSGMTALGKYGFGLSEHDDKLRLLAMTTLGIGIATIFRFWSYRTFVFLKPPVDGNEGAIADMDATAGFAELSAVDEPGSAANLDLRPELDPR, from the coding sequence ATGCCATCAGTCAGCACGTTGACGGAACGAGTCCGTCACCTTGCCCCCGAGGCGATCGCCTTCGGCGTCATCGGGGCCGGTAACACGCTGCTGTACCTGGCTATCTACTACGTGGCGATGCCGATCGGGCCGGTGAAGTCGAGCGTCCTGGCCACGGTCATCACGACCACCCTGGCCTACCTGGCGAACCGGTACTGGACGTACCGGCACCACACCCGGACCGCCCTGCGCCGGGAGTACACCCTGTTCTTCGGCTTCAATCTGCTCGGCATGCTGATCCAGTCCGGCATGACGGCGCTCGGCAAGTACGGGTTCGGTCTCTCCGAACACGACGACAAGCTGCGCCTGCTCGCCATGACGACACTGGGCATCGGGATCGCCACGATCTTCCGGTTCTGGTCGTATCGCACGTTCGTCTTCCTGAAGCCGCCGGTCGACGGGAACGAGGGCGCCATCGCCGACATGGACGCGACCGCCGGGTTCGCCGAACTCAGCGCGGTCGACGAGCCGGGCAGCGCGGCTAACCTCGATCTGCGGCCGGAGCTGGATCCTCGCTGA
- a CDS encoding GtrA family protein: MQRRPVKARQRGLPYVTGTGTLGSVPPNPDLRSRLRGLVSELGKFGAVGGFAFTVDLVLYNLLLQQGIETLIAKTVSTTVATTIAFFGNRFWTWRDDGDHVSMTRQYTTFFVLNLIGLGIALACLAISHYGLGSVWAPARSRLADNIAGLGVGTALGTLFRFWSYRRYVFRVNVAPAAQSPASQ, encoded by the coding sequence ATGCAGAGACGCCCGGTTAAGGCTCGGCAACGAGGACTGCCGTACGTGACCGGCACCGGTACCCTCGGTTCCGTGCCCCCGAACCCCGACCTGCGCTCCCGGCTCCGGGGACTCGTCAGCGAACTGGGCAAGTTCGGCGCCGTCGGCGGCTTCGCCTTCACCGTCGACCTGGTGCTCTACAACCTGCTGCTGCAGCAGGGCATCGAAACGCTGATCGCCAAGACCGTCTCCACCACTGTCGCCACCACGATCGCGTTCTTCGGCAACCGATTCTGGACCTGGCGCGACGACGGCGATCACGTCAGCATGACCCGGCAGTACACCACGTTCTTCGTGCTCAACCTGATCGGACTCGGCATCGCCCTGGCTTGTCTCGCGATCAGCCACTACGGACTGGGCTCGGTCTGGGCGCCCGCGCGGAGCAGACTCGCCGACAACATCGCCGGTCTGGGTGTCGGGACCGCGCTGGGCACCCTGTTCCGATTCTGGTCCTACCGCCGTTACGTCTTCCGGGTCAACGTCGCCCCCGCGGCACAGTCGCCAGCCTCACAGTGA
- a CDS encoding sigma-70 family RNA polymerase sigma factor, whose protein sequence is MTIPGNDADSDTGLLAAVRAGDTAAYGTLYERHRTAARRFAFGLVNRPADVDDLVAETFVKVFATLRAGRGPLVAFRAYLHTTMRHLCYQRARLDRRLEFTDDLSRYDPGEPFTDPALDRLERTFAAAAFRQLPERWRDVLWQTEIEGSTPAELAPRMGLTPNAVAVLAHRAREGLRSLYLQQHVATGDHPECRWAGERLGGQVRGRLAPRDAHRMGAHLTWCSECRDRLAEIREVDSFRNAPYRQRHHAETPG, encoded by the coding sequence ATGACGATCCCGGGCAACGACGCGGACTCGGACACCGGCCTGCTCGCCGCGGTCCGGGCCGGCGACACCGCCGCTTACGGGACGCTCTACGAGCGACACCGCACGGCAGCCCGCAGGTTCGCCTTCGGTCTGGTCAACCGCCCCGCCGACGTCGACGACCTGGTGGCCGAGACGTTCGTCAAGGTGTTCGCCACGCTGCGAGCCGGGCGTGGCCCCCTCGTGGCGTTCCGCGCCTACCTGCACACGACCATGCGGCACCTCTGTTACCAGCGGGCGCGACTGGACCGGCGACTGGAGTTCACCGACGACCTGTCCCGGTACGACCCGGGCGAGCCGTTCACCGATCCGGCCCTGGACCGGCTGGAGCGCACCTTCGCGGCCGCCGCGTTCCGGCAGCTACCCGAACGCTGGCGGGACGTCCTGTGGCAGACCGAGATCGAGGGCAGCACCCCGGCCGAACTGGCACCCCGGATGGGCCTGACCCCGAACGCGGTGGCCGTCCTCGCTCACCGCGCCCGCGAGGGCCTGCGCAGCCTCTACCTGCAGCAGCACGTCGCAACCGGCGACCATCCGGAGTGCCGGTGGGCCGGCGAACGCCTCGGTGGGCAGGTGCGCGGACGGCTCGCCCCCCGGGACGCGCATCGGATGGGCGCCCACCTCACCTGGTGCTCCGAGTGCCGCGACCGCCTCGCTGAGATCCGCGAAGTGGACAGTTTTCGTAACGCTCCGTATCGGCAGCGTCACCATGCAGAGACGCCCGGTTAA
- a CDS encoding phosphoenolpyruvate carboxykinase (GTP): MSQPPTSHPRLLAWIDEVAALTTPDRIVWCDGSEAEWTRLTDELVDSGALVRLDQKKKPNSFWARTDPSDVARVEERTYICSDDEADAGPTNNWMAPAEMKQLMTGLYRGCMTGRTMYVVPFCMGPLDAADPMFGVELTDSPYVVASMRIMTRMGSDVLSSMGADADFVPALHSVGAPLSKDQTDAAWPCNETKYISHFPETREIWSFGSGYGGNSLLGKKCFALRIASVAARDEGWLAEHMLIMKLTSPEGVVRYIAGAFPSACGKTNLAMLDPTLDGWKVETVGDDIAWMRFGEDGRLWATNPEFGLFGVAPGTDFHTNPNAMRTLAEGNSVFTNVALTDDGDVWWEGMGEPPAHLTDWKGKDWTPASDAPSSHPNSRFCTPIEQCPILADEYHDPRGVPIDAILFGGRRKTTIPLVSEARDWVHGVYLGATLSSETTAAAVGQVGVVRRDPMAMLPFIGYHAGDYFQHWIDMAKGASGDAAKLPKVFYVNWFRRGDDGRFLWPGFGENSRVLKWVAERLDGKADAIETPIGHVPTPEALDLTGLDIDPADLAAVLRVDPAEWQAEIPQVTEWFNRFGDKLPAVLWSELDALKARLADA; the protein is encoded by the coding sequence TTGTCTCAGCCCCCTACCTCGCATCCCCGCCTGCTGGCGTGGATCGACGAGGTCGCCGCCCTGACCACACCCGACCGCATCGTCTGGTGTGACGGTTCCGAGGCCGAGTGGACCCGTCTCACCGACGAACTGGTCGACTCCGGCGCCCTGGTCCGCCTCGACCAGAAGAAGAAACCGAACTCGTTCTGGGCGCGCACCGACCCGTCCGATGTGGCCCGGGTCGAGGAACGCACCTACATCTGTTCCGACGACGAGGCCGACGCCGGGCCCACCAACAACTGGATGGCCCCGGCCGAGATGAAGCAGCTGATGACCGGGCTGTACCGGGGCTGCATGACCGGCCGGACGATGTATGTCGTCCCGTTCTGCATGGGCCCGCTGGACGCCGCCGATCCGATGTTCGGTGTGGAGCTGACCGACAGCCCCTACGTCGTGGCCAGCATGCGGATCATGACGCGGATGGGCTCAGACGTGCTTTCCTCGATGGGAGCGGACGCGGACTTCGTTCCGGCCCTGCACTCGGTCGGCGCACCGCTCTCCAAAGATCAAACAGACGCCGCCTGGCCGTGCAACGAGACCAAGTACATCTCGCACTTCCCGGAGACCCGGGAGATCTGGTCGTTCGGCTCCGGATACGGCGGCAACTCGCTGCTCGGCAAGAAGTGCTTCGCGCTGCGGATCGCCAGCGTGGCCGCGCGGGACGAGGGCTGGCTCGCCGAACACATGCTGATCATGAAGCTGACCTCGCCGGAGGGTGTCGTCCGCTACATCGCCGGGGCGTTCCCGTCGGCGTGCGGCAAGACCAACCTGGCGATGCTGGACCCGACTCTCGACGGGTGGAAGGTCGAGACCGTCGGCGACGACATCGCCTGGATGCGGTTCGGTGAGGACGGCCGGCTCTGGGCCACCAACCCCGAGTTCGGGCTGTTCGGGGTCGCGCCCGGCACCGACTTCCACACCAACCCGAACGCCATGCGAACCCTGGCCGAGGGCAACTCGGTCTTCACCAACGTGGCCCTCACCGACGACGGCGACGTCTGGTGGGAGGGCATGGGTGAACCGCCCGCACACCTCACCGACTGGAAGGGCAAGGACTGGACACCCGCGTCGGACGCGCCGTCGAGCCACCCGAACAGCCGGTTCTGCACCCCGATCGAACAGTGCCCGATCCTCGCCGACGAATACCACGACCCGCGCGGCGTCCCGATCGACGCGATCCTCTTCGGTGGCCGCCGCAAGACCACCATTCCGCTGGTCAGTGAGGCTCGCGACTGGGTGCACGGGGTCTACCTCGGGGCCACCCTGTCGTCCGAGACCACCGCGGCCGCGGTCGGCCAGGTCGGAGTGGTCCGCCGTGATCCGATGGCGATGCTGCCGTTCATCGGCTACCACGCCGGCGACTACTTCCAGCACTGGATCGACATGGCCAAGGGCGCGTCCGGCGACGCCGCCAAACTGCCGAAGGTGTTCTACGTCAACTGGTTCCGGCGCGGCGACGACGGCCGGTTCCTGTGGCCCGGATTCGGCGAGAACAGCCGCGTCCTCAAATGGGTCGCCGAACGACTCGACGGCAAAGCCGACGCGATCGAGACGCCGATCGGGCACGTACCCACGCCGGAAGCCCTCGACCTGACCGGCCTCGACATCGACCCGGCCGACCTGGCGGCGGTGCTCCGGGTCGACCCGGCCGAATGGCAGGCCGAGATTCCGCAGGTCACCGAGTGGTTCAACCGGTTCGGCGACAAACTGCCGGCGGTCCTCTGGTCGGAGCTGGACGCGCTCAAGGCCCGGTTGGCCGACGCCTAG
- a CDS encoding isoprenyl transferase encodes MSLRSLVYTFYERRLAGKLAGKPVPKHIGVMCDGNRRWAREMGFVDPNDGHRVGAIRVKDLLTWCDQSGIEHVTLYLLATDNLQRAAVELDPLVKIIEDLATELAEEGNPWRLRMVGALDVLPAATAAHLKAVQEKTRDRCEGVEVNLAVGYGGRREITDAVRSLLYEHAATGGTIEELAEILDVEHIAEHLYTRGQPDPDLVIRTSGEQRLSGFLLWQSAHSEFYFHDANWPDFRRIDFLRALRSYATRQRRYGA; translated from the coding sequence ATGAGTCTGCGTTCTCTGGTCTACACCTTTTATGAGCGGCGGCTGGCGGGGAAGCTGGCCGGTAAGCCCGTGCCCAAACACATCGGCGTGATGTGCGACGGAAACCGCCGGTGGGCTCGGGAGATGGGGTTCGTCGACCCGAACGACGGCCACCGCGTCGGCGCCATCCGCGTCAAGGATCTGCTGACCTGGTGCGACCAGTCCGGCATCGAGCACGTCACGCTCTACCTGCTGGCCACCGACAACCTGCAGCGAGCGGCCGTCGAGCTGGACCCGCTAGTGAAGATCATCGAGGACCTGGCCACCGAACTCGCCGAAGAGGGCAACCCCTGGCGGCTGCGCATGGTCGGCGCCCTCGACGTGCTGCCGGCCGCCACCGCCGCCCACTTGAAAGCCGTCCAGGAGAAGACCCGCGACCGCTGCGAGGGCGTCGAGGTCAACCTGGCCGTCGGCTACGGCGGCCGCCGCGAGATCACCGACGCGGTTCGCTCCCTGCTCTACGAACACGCGGCCACCGGCGGCACCATCGAGGAACTCGCCGAGATCCTCGACGTCGAACACATCGCCGAACACCTCTACACCCGCGGCCAGCCCGACCCCGACCTGGTCATCCGAACCTCCGGCGAACAGCGCCTGTCCGGCTTCCTGCTGTGGCAGTCAGCACACTCGGAGTTCTACTTCCATGACGCCAACTGGCCCGACTTCCGCCGCATCGACTTCCTCCGGGCCCTACGCTCCTACGCCACCCGCCAGCGCCGCTACGGAGCCTGA
- the otsB gene encoding trehalose-phosphatase: protein MAESERPTHPLTTDDAWAFTASRASSTTFFFDFDGVLSPVTDDPDVSQPVPSVPGVLARLAESVARVAIVSARPVSFLRSRFGTLDNVDLHGLYGLEVWHDGEIVTNPAALEFVPAMADLSEAARTELPGEILVEYKRLSVALHYRTAPEHAAAVERWAHEQAERLGLRTQRGRMVVELKPPVDQDKGMVITESVRNAGCAWYFGDDMSDIKAFDALRAREAVDPTFFGMAVAVANTETGAEVSAAADLTLESPHAVAAFLAEGLGRF from the coding sequence GTGGCAGAAAGCGAACGTCCTACCCACCCGCTGACCACTGACGACGCGTGGGCGTTCACCGCTTCACGCGCTTCGTCCACGACTTTCTTCTTCGATTTCGACGGTGTTCTCTCGCCGGTCACCGACGATCCGGATGTCTCCCAGCCGGTGCCGTCCGTCCCCGGGGTGCTCGCACGCCTGGCCGAGTCGGTCGCCCGTGTGGCGATCGTCTCAGCCCGTCCGGTCAGTTTTCTCCGGTCCCGGTTCGGGACGCTGGACAACGTCGATCTGCACGGCCTCTACGGCCTGGAGGTCTGGCACGACGGCGAGATCGTCACCAACCCGGCCGCCCTCGAGTTCGTGCCCGCGATGGCCGACCTGTCCGAGGCCGCGCGCACCGAGCTGCCCGGCGAGATCCTGGTCGAATACAAACGGCTCTCCGTGGCCCTGCACTACCGCACCGCCCCCGAGCACGCGGCGGCCGTCGAGCGCTGGGCGCACGAGCAGGCCGAGCGCCTGGGCCTGCGGACCCAGCGCGGCCGCATGGTCGTCGAGCTGAAACCCCCGGTCGACCAGGACAAGGGCATGGTCATCACGGAGAGCGTCCGCAATGCCGGCTGCGCCTGGTACTTCGGTGACGACATGTCCGACATCAAGGCTTTCGATGCTCTGCGGGCCCGCGAGGCAGTCGACCCGACGTTCTTCGGCATGGCCGTCGCGGTCGCCAACACGGAAACCGGCGCCGAAGTCTCGGCAGCCGCCGACCTGACCCTGGAATCCCCGCACGCGGTCGCCGCTTTCCTCGCCGAGGGCCTGGGGCGTTTCTAA
- a CDS encoding PhoH family protein, protein MTSRRTDAGVDQNPAEKVSSSTAAPGRRRARDRHADAEPATAGRVFVLDTSVLLSDPAAFRRFTDHEVVVPLVVISELEGKRHHPELGWFARQSLRTLDELRIKFGRLDQPVLCNDEGGTLRVELNHADQSVLPQGFRNDSNDTRILSVALGLAAEGRDVTLVSKDMPLRVKAAAVGITADEYRHGQASDPTWTGMADLELSEEQVVSLYSGDELELEAAENLPCHTGLVIHSPRGSALARVNPDKSIKLVRGDRDAFGLRGRSAEQRVALDILLDEQIGIVSLGGRAGTGKSALALCAGLEATMERNRHKKVVVFRPLYAVGGQELGYLPGSESEKMSPWAQAVFDTLGSVAHANVIEEVMARGLLEVLPLTHIRGRSLHDSFVIVDEAQSLERNVLLTVLSRIGQNSRVVLTHDVAQRDNLRVGRHDGVTAVIEALKGHPIFAHVTLTRSERSPIAEVVTDLLEEIPL, encoded by the coding sequence GTGACATCTCGCCGTACCGATGCCGGGGTCGACCAGAACCCGGCCGAAAAAGTCTCCAGCAGCACTGCCGCGCCGGGCCGCCGTAGGGCCCGTGACCGGCACGCCGACGCGGAACCCGCCACTGCCGGCAGGGTCTTCGTCCTGGACACTTCGGTCCTGCTTTCCGATCCGGCGGCGTTCCGCCGGTTCACCGACCACGAGGTGGTCGTGCCTCTCGTGGTCATCTCCGAGTTGGAGGGCAAACGTCACCACCCCGAGCTGGGCTGGTTCGCCCGACAGTCGTTGCGGACGCTGGACGAGCTGCGGATCAAGTTCGGCCGCCTGGACCAGCCGGTGCTCTGCAACGACGAGGGCGGCACGCTGCGGGTGGAGCTGAACCACGCTGATCAGAGCGTGCTCCCGCAGGGTTTCCGCAACGACTCGAACGACACCCGCATCCTGTCCGTGGCGCTGGGCCTCGCTGCCGAGGGCCGGGACGTCACGCTGGTCAGCAAGGACATGCCACTGCGGGTCAAGGCGGCCGCGGTCGGCATCACCGCCGACGAGTACCGGCACGGTCAAGCCAGCGACCCCACCTGGACCGGCATGGCCGACCTGGAGCTGTCCGAGGAGCAGGTGGTCTCGCTCTACTCCGGTGACGAGCTGGAGTTGGAGGCGGCGGAGAACCTGCCCTGCCACACCGGCCTGGTGATCCACTCGCCGCGTGGTTCGGCGCTGGCCCGGGTCAACCCGGACAAGTCGATCAAACTGGTCCGTGGTGATCGGGACGCGTTCGGGCTCCGGGGCCGGTCGGCCGAGCAGCGGGTGGCGCTCGACATCCTGCTCGACGAGCAGATCGGCATCGTCTCGCTGGGCGGCCGGGCGGGCACCGGCAAGTCCGCGCTGGCCCTCTGCGCCGGTTTGGAGGCGACGATGGAGCGCAACCGCCACAAGAAGGTGGTGGTGTTCCGTCCCCTCTACGCGGTCGGTGGCCAGGAGCTGGGCTATCTGCCCGGCAGCGAGTCGGAGAAGATGTCGCCCTGGGCGCAGGCGGTCTTCGACACCCTCGGTTCAGTGGCGCACGCCAACGTGATCGAGGAGGTGATGGCCCGCGGCCTGCTCGAGGTGCTGCCGTTGACCCACATCCGTGGCCGGAGCCTGCACGACTCGTTCGTGATCGTCGACGAGGCGCAGTCGCTGGAACGCAACGTGCTGCTCACCGTGCTGTCCCGGATCGGGCAGAACTCGCGGGTCGTGCTCACTCACGACGTCGCCCAGCGCGACAACCTGCGGGTCGGCCGGCATGACGGTGTCACCGCGGTGATCGAGGCGCTCAAGGGGCACCCGATCTTCGCCCACGTGACCCTGACGCGGTCGGAGCGGTCGCCGATCGCCGAGGTGGTGACCGACCTCCTGGAGGAGATTCCGCTGTAA